One genomic region from Sphingobacterium sp. UGAL515B_05 encodes:
- a CDS encoding response regulator, whose translation MPETSYYGGIQSIAKDSLGRIWYTGPDALFMYDGNSFYQLNDIVSSIKPAQKWGYGSLIRDKNGNLFLASGQGLLKFDYERFSFHVVVPGMIRSLCVHSDGQVYMLSNNSILRYNPQNKQTESFLLPKNKSFQNILSAKDQVFLSQGAVVYQVEMAKKRLIQFADFGSTTNQVNDAIAYGGVYYFLTQRGGIHVTDLTGTLKQKIPVSVMGNSSVLTKKLYLDQTGVIWVATQAGLYLYDPSNESSSTLQMNLNDAYSLPNNSIWTIYPDPDQGAWIGTYGGKIAYCSLYDSRVRYFKPSPGGLNHPIVSSFQEDHLENIWIGTEGGSLNYWNRKRDQFNPPEKSQGSSSSPHMIKRLKFDRMSKKLLISAYNGGIGSYDVDKQHFSSFNFRSPESQQPLTVYDFVNDKEGTWWMTDPDKSFLYRKKPLGPIEMVSILDAQGKKLNLEVEALYVNNQDQLCLISHQGFFVVNPHTLKILKHYVLKDASYSANYLCSYTVTSNGEVWLGTLGKGVNVLKRDGTYVNYSVRDGFPAKMVFGILEDVATKNIWLSTSDGLFCFNWKSSKFEKARFYQENNIGSFYIHAAYKTSRGEMLFGGTNGFLLFDPAYLNKNLQKPKVFFTGFLVNNKLVKPADGSSVLTKDIGSLSNRKEDKIRLSSSQSNVEIKFSANSYLSAEKNQFAYRMLGLGEDWQISHANQKSVQFLNLPGGDYTFEIKASNNDGLWGDQISRLYIHVDPPFFLSWWAYCCYAALFSALLFFIMRYYSNKRVFKERLALERLKEQNMQELNQARTDFFTNISHDLKTPLTLVLQPLKQLKDTIVSNDTALVYMDLIEKNVSRIQRMISQLLRFREIESQKITLNPQVGDFINFVRDIFGLFELYANKKGVETNISAYKDNLYVAFDYDVIEKILTNLFSNALKYTPDNGYVGVRIYSATAEEKERFLSLNPTEVEYISIEVINTGDCFSEEQIATLYTSFNRLSSHRPTFEESSGLGLAIVKELVDVLEGKIWMVNKTDKISFTISLPLRKQAGAGDMQPNVYDYTVSEIDDIITQDTAAPETGSIPIKKTDNILLIEDDQQLRVYLEQRLAEKYNVYTASDGEEGLIKAEKIYPQLIITDLIMPNRNGLEVCRSLRQNFKTSHIPIIMISGTGDDNQHKIKALEYGANVFIDKPFHVDYLLQQTETILRNQRELKEKYSKHVQVDPSNVTVTSMDEELLIKAIQVIEENIDNASYSVEDFVADMNVGRTILYQKIHDIVGMSIKEFILNMRLKRSAYLLEKSDLTIAEVAYQTGFNNAKYFSVCFKKQFELSPSEFKKKVSSGKK comes from the coding sequence ATGCCCGAAACTTCCTATTATGGCGGTATACAAAGCATCGCAAAAGATAGTTTAGGGCGTATTTGGTACACAGGACCCGATGCGCTCTTCATGTACGATGGCAATAGTTTTTATCAGTTAAATGATATCGTCTCTTCGATCAAACCAGCGCAAAAATGGGGCTATGGTTCTTTAATTCGGGATAAAAATGGAAATCTGTTTCTAGCTTCGGGGCAAGGCTTATTAAAATTCGATTACGAACGGTTTTCTTTTCATGTCGTGGTTCCCGGAATGATCCGTTCGCTTTGTGTACATAGCGATGGTCAGGTTTACATGCTATCAAACAATAGCATACTACGCTATAATCCGCAAAATAAACAGACAGAAAGCTTTTTATTGCCGAAAAACAAGTCTTTCCAAAATATATTGAGTGCTAAAGATCAGGTGTTTCTAAGCCAAGGCGCTGTCGTGTATCAAGTTGAAATGGCAAAAAAACGCCTAATACAGTTTGCGGATTTTGGTAGTACGACAAATCAGGTGAACGATGCGATCGCGTACGGGGGGGTATATTATTTTTTAACACAACGAGGGGGAATCCATGTAACAGATTTAACAGGTACCTTAAAACAGAAGATACCAGTAAGCGTTATGGGAAATTCATCCGTGTTAACCAAAAAATTATATTTGGACCAAACCGGGGTGATCTGGGTGGCTACGCAAGCTGGACTGTATCTTTATGATCCATCCAATGAAAGCAGCAGCACCTTGCAAATGAACTTGAACGATGCTTATTCATTACCGAATAACTCGATATGGACAATTTATCCAGACCCGGACCAAGGGGCCTGGATAGGTACTTACGGGGGTAAAATAGCTTATTGCTCGCTTTACGATTCCCGAGTACGTTACTTCAAGCCCAGTCCAGGGGGGCTCAATCACCCCATAGTCAGTAGTTTTCAGGAAGATCATCTGGAAAATATATGGATCGGTACCGAGGGGGGGAGCCTGAATTACTGGAATAGAAAAAGAGATCAGTTTAACCCTCCAGAAAAATCGCAGGGTAGTTCGTCGAGTCCCCATATGATTAAACGCCTGAAATTTGATCGAATGAGCAAAAAACTGTTGATTTCAGCCTATAACGGCGGTATCGGCAGTTATGATGTGGACAAGCAGCATTTCAGCAGTTTCAATTTCCGCTCTCCGGAGAGCCAGCAACCACTCACCGTTTATGATTTTGTAAACGATAAGGAAGGCACCTGGTGGATGACAGACCCCGATAAATCATTTTTATATCGAAAGAAGCCCCTAGGTCCTATAGAGATGGTGAGCATACTTGATGCGCAGGGCAAAAAATTGAACCTCGAAGTCGAAGCATTGTATGTGAATAACCAAGATCAGCTCTGTTTAATTAGCCATCAGGGATTTTTTGTTGTAAATCCCCATACGTTAAAGATATTGAAGCACTACGTGCTCAAAGATGCTTCCTATTCAGCAAATTACCTGTGTAGTTATACAGTGACTTCAAATGGCGAAGTATGGTTGGGAACATTGGGTAAAGGCGTAAATGTACTCAAAAGAGATGGGACATATGTCAACTATAGTGTAAGAGACGGATTCCCGGCAAAAATGGTATTTGGCATATTAGAAGATGTTGCCACGAAAAATATCTGGTTAAGTACCAGTGATGGTCTTTTTTGTTTCAATTGGAAATCCAGTAAATTTGAGAAAGCGAGATTTTATCAGGAAAATAACATTGGTTCATTTTATATTCATGCCGCTTACAAAACTTCCAGGGGTGAAATGCTGTTTGGTGGTACCAATGGATTTCTACTTTTCGATCCGGCGTACCTCAATAAAAATCTTCAAAAACCGAAAGTTTTTTTTACAGGATTTCTGGTCAACAATAAACTCGTGAAACCAGCGGATGGCTCATCAGTTTTAACGAAAGACATTGGTAGTCTTTCCAATCGAAAAGAAGACAAGATAAGGCTCTCCAGTAGCCAGTCTAATGTAGAAATTAAGTTTTCTGCAAATAGTTATTTATCCGCAGAGAAGAACCAGTTCGCTTACCGGATGTTGGGGCTAGGTGAAGACTGGCAAATCAGTCATGCCAATCAGAAATCTGTACAGTTTCTCAACCTTCCGGGCGGAGATTATACCTTCGAAATCAAGGCTTCCAATAATGATGGGCTATGGGGCGATCAAATATCACGATTATATATCCATGTCGATCCACCATTTTTCTTGTCCTGGTGGGCATATTGCTGCTATGCAGCACTTTTTTCTGCTCTGCTCTTTTTCATAATGAGATATTACAGCAATAAAAGAGTGTTTAAAGAGCGATTAGCACTCGAGCGTTTAAAAGAACAGAATATGCAAGAGCTGAACCAGGCGCGTACCGACTTCTTTACCAATATCTCACACGATTTAAAAACACCGCTAACCTTGGTTTTACAGCCGCTTAAGCAACTCAAAGATACTATTGTATCCAACGATACTGCTTTGGTATACATGGATTTAATAGAGAAAAATGTATCCAGAATACAGCGGATGATTAGCCAATTGCTGCGCTTTCGCGAAATAGAAAGCCAAAAAATTACGCTCAATCCGCAGGTTGGTGATTTTATCAATTTTGTTAGGGATATATTTGGCCTGTTTGAGCTCTATGCCAATAAAAAAGGTGTTGAAACCAATATTTCCGCATACAAGGACAATTTATATGTTGCCTTTGATTACGATGTTATCGAAAAAATATTGACTAATCTGTTCTCCAATGCCCTAAAATATACACCAGATAATGGGTATGTGGGCGTACGTATCTATAGTGCAACAGCAGAAGAAAAAGAACGGTTTCTTTCGTTAAATCCGACGGAAGTCGAATACATCTCCATTGAAGTTATAAATACCGGTGATTGTTTTTCTGAAGAACAGATCGCGACGCTTTACACTTCTTTTAACCGCTTATCTTCTCATAGGCCAACTTTTGAAGAAAGTTCAGGACTTGGACTTGCTATTGTGAAAGAACTGGTAGATGTGCTTGAGGGTAAAATATGGATGGTCAATAAGACCGATAAAATTTCATTTACCATTTCACTACCGTTAAGGAAACAGGCCGGGGCAGGCGACATGCAGCCTAACGTGTATGATTACACCGTTTCTGAAATCGACGATATTATCACGCAGGATACTGCAGCCCCAGAAACGGGATCGATCCCTATAAAAAAGACAGATAATATCCTGCTCATTGAAGATGACCAACAGCTGCGAGTCTATCTGGAGCAGCGTCTGGCCGAAAAATATAATGTGTACACGGCGAGTGACGGGGAAGAGGGCTTAATTAAAGCCGAAAAAATTTATCCGCAACTTATTATTACCGATTTGATCATGCCAAATCGCAACGGCTTGGAAGTATGCCGTAGCCTTAGACAAAATTTTAAAACTAGCCATATTCCTATTATTATGATTTCGGGTACGGGAGATGACAACCAGCATAAAATAAAAGCATTGGAATATGGCGCCAATGTGTTTATTGATAAACCGTTTCATGTTGACTATTTGTTGCAACAGACGGAAACCATTCTAAGAAATCAGCGGGAACTAAAAGAAAAATACAGCAAACACGTTCAGGTAGATCCCTCCAATGTAACCGTCACCTCCATGGACGAGGAACTGCTGATTAAGGCCATTCAGGTCATTGAAGAAAATATTGACAATGCCAGTTATTCCGTGGAAGATTTTGTGGCTGATATGAACGTCGGCAGAACCATCCTTTATCAAAAAATACATGATATTGTGGGAATGTCCATCAAAGAATTTATTTTGAATATGCGGCTGAAAAGAAGTGCTTATCTATTAGAAAAATCGGATTTGACGATAGCGGAAGTTGCTTACCAAACCGGGTTTAACAATGCCAAATACTTTAGCGTCTGTTTCAAAAAACAGTTTGAACTGAGCCCTTCAGAGTTTAAGAAAAAGGTTTCCAGTGGAAAGAAATAA
- a CDS encoding sugar-binding domain-containing protein, translating into MKAPKLSKHKMDEYRTSIYKYFKMMCLTGFFLQAASLKAQDAIDLSGTWGFQTDVMDFRRGSLSPRYNHLLQETIKLPGITDDYQIGYKNPYKYIDRLTRKYEYMGPAWYQRDIEIPAEWKGKKIFLYFERTHWLSSVFVDTKEVSSIDYVSVPHNHDLSSFVKPGKKHRITICIDNRFQYNTHKWNHAHTEFTQINWNGILGEIKLLAIDPVYLEDLQVYPNIADQSIKVKLQVNNATKKQVKGKVSFAIEGTNYSLKDEVALVSTDSVAFVETTIPLGKHIKLWDEFNPNLYRINCQLNTSDGKNTYRHEKATTFGMREVKQGKNHVLLNNRPIHLRGNVENAVFPKTGHAPLDDANWERIMVLMKTYGMNHLRFHSWCPPAAAFRMADKHGIYFEVEMPMWGKDAEPDESRYNFFRREIKAILKEYGNHPSFVLYCNGNEITGNFDFIEELTAYGRKADPRHLYSGSTARTRVKSDQYYVSQQTNKGPVKVYEGLPGTDWDKNLESDVDVPVISHESGQRCIYPNFDEIKKYANSPVEARNFEVFSDLLQKNGMLDQAKDFFRASGALTVLEYKAVIEALLRSGKSAGFQLLSMNDFPGQGYAPVGIFDPFWDSKGLVTAEKFSEFCAPTVALLRYDKSSFFNTETFRGKAEVYNFSNSALENAKIKWWLTDTAGNVLKKGTLKKQTIANENVSPVGEFEIPLKNISTQKVTVHLAVNDSIKNSWDIWVYPKHQHLMQSTANVLYTDVYDDVAKRQLAQGKTVVLYPSPDQVKGRKSLFHNHFWNPIMFAWAPMTIGNLVHHKQAMFKDFLTSYHTDWQWWDILNHAKVIEMQHAPQQLRPFIQVIDSYDNNQKLGIGFEAKLHGGKLLVLALDTKNDMDNRPATQQLLYSIDNYVKSEKFSPQVAVDETFIQSFLEK; encoded by the coding sequence ATGAAAGCACCTAAACTATCGAAACACAAAATGGATGAATACAGGACAAGCATCTATAAATACTTTAAAATGATGTGCCTAACGGGGTTTTTCCTGCAGGCAGCCTCGTTAAAGGCTCAAGATGCTATCGATTTATCAGGCACTTGGGGGTTTCAGACGGACGTGATGGATTTCCGTAGAGGCTCGCTGTCTCCCCGCTATAACCATCTTTTGCAAGAAACAATTAAGCTTCCCGGTATTACCGATGATTATCAGATAGGATATAAAAATCCCTATAAATATATCGACCGTCTGACCCGAAAATACGAATATATGGGACCGGCATGGTACCAACGTGATATTGAAATCCCTGCCGAATGGAAAGGGAAAAAAATATTCCTATACTTTGAACGGACCCACTGGTTGAGTTCAGTTTTTGTAGATACCAAGGAAGTTAGCAGTATCGATTATGTAAGTGTGCCCCACAACCACGATCTGAGCTCATTTGTAAAGCCGGGAAAGAAGCATCGCATAACCATTTGTATCGATAACCGGTTTCAGTATAACACCCATAAATGGAACCATGCGCATACTGAATTTACGCAGATTAACTGGAACGGAATTCTAGGAGAAATAAAACTGCTGGCTATAGACCCAGTTTATCTGGAAGATCTTCAGGTATATCCAAATATAGCCGATCAGTCCATAAAAGTAAAACTACAGGTAAATAATGCGACCAAAAAACAGGTAAAGGGCAAAGTATCTTTCGCCATCGAGGGAACAAATTACAGCCTTAAGGATGAAGTTGCATTGGTAAGTACCGATTCGGTGGCCTTCGTAGAGACTACTATTCCATTAGGTAAGCATATCAAACTGTGGGATGAGTTTAACCCAAACCTCTATCGAATAAATTGTCAACTGAATACCTCCGACGGCAAAAATACCTATCGGCATGAAAAGGCTACTACCTTTGGTATGAGAGAAGTAAAACAAGGAAAAAACCATGTGTTGCTCAATAATCGTCCCATCCATTTAAGGGGCAATGTAGAAAATGCAGTGTTTCCAAAAACAGGCCATGCTCCGCTCGACGATGCCAATTGGGAACGAATCATGGTGCTGATGAAGACGTATGGCATGAACCATTTACGATTCCATTCATGGTGCCCGCCGGCGGCGGCCTTTCGCATGGCAGACAAACATGGGATATATTTTGAAGTGGAAATGCCTATGTGGGGCAAAGATGCCGAACCCGACGAGTCTAGATATAACTTCTTCCGTAGGGAAATTAAAGCTATTTTAAAAGAATATGGCAACCATCCTTCTTTTGTTCTGTACTGCAACGGAAATGAAATTACCGGGAACTTCGACTTTATCGAGGAGTTGACTGCCTACGGCAGAAAAGCTGATCCCCGCCATCTTTACAGCGGTTCTACGGCACGAACACGGGTTAAATCAGATCAATATTACGTTTCCCAGCAAACCAATAAAGGGCCGGTGAAGGTATACGAAGGTCTGCCCGGTACCGATTGGGACAAGAATTTGGAATCTGATGTAGATGTGCCCGTCATTTCACACGAGTCAGGGCAACGTTGTATTTATCCAAACTTTGATGAAATAAAGAAATATGCCAACAGTCCCGTAGAGGCCCGCAATTTTGAAGTATTTAGCGATCTATTACAAAAAAATGGCATGTTGGACCAAGCAAAGGATTTCTTCAGAGCATCTGGTGCGTTGACCGTGCTGGAGTACAAAGCCGTGATCGAAGCCCTGTTGCGATCAGGTAAATCTGCGGGCTTCCAGCTCTTGTCAATGAACGATTTTCCGGGACAAGGGTACGCGCCGGTAGGGATCTTTGATCCTTTCTGGGATTCGAAAGGATTGGTTACAGCAGAAAAATTCAGCGAGTTTTGCGCGCCAACGGTCGCTCTATTGCGCTACGATAAAAGCAGTTTTTTCAACACAGAAACATTTAGGGGTAAAGCCGAGGTATATAACTTTAGCAATTCTGCACTTGAAAATGCGAAAATTAAATGGTGGTTGACCGATACCGCTGGCAACGTATTGAAAAAGGGAACGCTGAAAAAGCAAACCATTGCCAACGAAAATGTATCGCCGGTAGGTGAATTTGAGATTCCCCTAAAAAACATCAGCACTCAAAAAGTTACGGTTCATCTTGCGGTGAACGATAGCATTAAAAATAGCTGGGACATTTGGGTATATCCAAAGCATCAACATCTGATGCAGTCTACAGCTAATGTATTGTACACCGATGTCTACGATGATGTTGCCAAAAGGCAGTTGGCCCAGGGTAAAACCGTGGTTCTTTATCCTTCTCCAGACCAGGTTAAAGGCCGAAAGTCACTGTTTCACAATCATTTTTGGAACCCCATTATGTTTGCATGGGCACCGATGACCATCGGCAACCTGGTCCATCATAAGCAGGCCATGTTTAAGGATTTTCTTACTTCATACCATACCGATTGGCAATGGTGGGATATCCTGAACCATGCGAAAGTAATCGAAATGCAACATGCACCACAACAACTGCGTCCCTTTATACAGGTCATCGACAGCTACGACAACAACCAGAAATTGGGTATTGGTTTCGAAGCCAAACTGCACGGCGGTAAACTGCTGGTACTGGCATTGGATACCAAAAATGATATGGATAACCGTCCCGCTACCCAACAATTGTTGTACAGTATCGATAATTATGTAAAAAGTGAGAAATTCTCGCCGCAAGTGGCCGTTGATGAGACCTTTATTCAATCATTTTTAGAGAAATAA
- a CDS encoding glycoside hydrolase family 2 protein, protein MIKLINLSLILSLFFSLITSNLVAQQNMANVYDRRAQSLNGKWNAIVDLYDQGRKNQVYLNKKPENKTDFYEYAFENGLRLNVPSDWNSQMPELKYYEGTIWYGRKFDAVKESSERLFLYFAAVSYRCRIYLNGQEIAQHEGGFTPFQIEITDAAKENDNFLVVEVNNSRQVDAIPAMAFDWWNYGGITRDVFLVSTPKVFIDDYFVQLDKTKADKINAKVKLSEKMANSLVTIEIPELQLKQTLKTDAQGEVKTSFLSREIKRWSPTAPKLYNVKISTHDDQIEEEIGFRNIWVKGEDIFLNGEAIFLKSISFHEEIPQRKGRAFSQADAVMLLSEAKALGCNMIRLAHYPQNEYIVRMAEKMGFLLWEEIPIWQGIDFENESTKEKAGKMMREMVARDKNRCALAFWGVANETQPSQPRNAFIRHLIATCRAIDTTRLITAAFDLVRFNKEKETFVMDDPFTKELDVVAVNKYLGWYHSWPVSPDKAVWDVAKGQPLIISEFGGEALYGKTGEKDVVSSWSEDYQETLYKNNLEMFKHIPNLRGTSPWVLFDFRSPFRFHPTNQDGWNRKGLISDQGYRKKAWFLMKHYYDNK, encoded by the coding sequence ATGATAAAGCTGATCAATCTATCTTTGATATTGTCTCTTTTTTTTAGTCTGATAACCTCCAACCTTGTTGCACAGCAAAATATGGCCAATGTGTATGATAGGCGAGCTCAATCCTTAAATGGAAAGTGGAACGCTATTGTAGACTTATACGACCAGGGAAGAAAAAACCAAGTCTACCTGAATAAAAAACCCGAAAACAAGACTGATTTTTATGAATACGCTTTCGAGAATGGTCTCCGTTTAAATGTACCTTCAGATTGGAACAGTCAAATGCCTGAACTTAAATATTACGAAGGTACCATCTGGTATGGCCGCAAGTTTGATGCAGTGAAAGAAAGTAGCGAAAGGCTGTTCTTGTATTTTGCTGCTGTAAGTTACCGTTGTCGCATATATCTCAATGGACAGGAGATAGCACAACATGAAGGTGGATTTACCCCCTTTCAGATTGAAATAACGGATGCAGCTAAAGAAAACGATAATTTTTTGGTAGTTGAGGTAAATAATAGCCGGCAAGTTGATGCCATTCCGGCAATGGCCTTTGATTGGTGGAACTATGGCGGCATCACCCGAGATGTCTTTTTGGTCAGCACGCCAAAAGTTTTTATCGACGATTATTTTGTTCAATTGGACAAAACCAAAGCCGATAAAATCAATGCGAAGGTCAAACTTTCGGAAAAGATGGCCAATTCCTTGGTAACTATCGAAATACCGGAACTACAACTAAAACAAACGCTTAAAACAGATGCGCAGGGAGAAGTAAAAACGTCATTCCTATCGAGAGAAATCAAACGTTGGTCGCCTACTGCACCTAAACTATATAACGTGAAGATTTCAACACACGATGATCAAATAGAGGAGGAAATAGGTTTTCGAAATATTTGGGTCAAAGGGGAAGATATCTTTCTGAATGGCGAAGCTATTTTTCTCAAGTCCATTTCATTTCATGAGGAAATACCTCAGCGCAAAGGTCGTGCTTTTTCACAGGCCGATGCAGTGATGCTGCTTTCAGAAGCGAAAGCTTTGGGCTGTAATATGATTCGTTTGGCGCATTATCCACAAAATGAATATATCGTGAGAATGGCCGAAAAAATGGGTTTCTTGTTGTGGGAAGAAATTCCCATTTGGCAAGGCATCGATTTTGAAAATGAATCGACCAAAGAGAAAGCCGGTAAAATGATGCGAGAAATGGTCGCTCGAGACAAAAATCGTTGCGCACTTGCTTTTTGGGGGGTAGCCAATGAAACTCAACCGTCCCAGCCTAGAAATGCTTTTATCAGGCATTTGATTGCTACATGCAGAGCCATTGACACGACCAGACTTATAACCGCTGCTTTTGATCTTGTTCGTTTCAATAAGGAAAAGGAAACCTTTGTTATGGATGATCCTTTTACAAAAGAATTGGACGTCGTAGCTGTTAACAAATATTTAGGCTGGTACCACTCCTGGCCAGTTTCTCCTGATAAAGCAGTATGGGATGTGGCAAAAGGCCAGCCTTTAATTATTTCTGAATTTGGAGGCGAGGCGCTGTATGGTAAAACGGGCGAAAAGGATGTCGTCAGCTCATGGAGTGAAGATTACCAAGAGACTTTATACAAAAACAACCTCGAAATGTTTAAGCATATTCCAAACCTGCGCGGAACTTCACCCTGGGTGCTATTTGATTTCCGTTCGCCGTTCCGTTTTCATCCGACCAACCAAGATGGCTGGAACCGCAAAGGATTAATCTCAGACCAAGGCTACCGAAAGAAAGCCTGGTTTCTGATGAAGCATTATTATGATAATAAATAA
- a CDS encoding DUF4832 domain-containing protein, producing the protein MSNWIIIFFLTLLLCTTASLGFSQKNEGKSSARNSGYILLKPKYDGHSVLRNPLNGWVMYAPRNADDTYWDIEYFVPALGKKVKVIDYASACYVRTSWSSLNPSDGVYAWDDPNSKIGKLLKGAQKRGLPIALRIVVDGRDQGQNTPKFVFDLGAKYYLENENHPDRQTPYPQDPVFRKYYSKFITALAKEFNDPEKTSFIDAYGLGKWGEAHYVVYEDPRMATPESTEKIKEETLDWVTSLYANTFTKVPLVINYHRLVGHPESWGAVNPNSERLLVKAIDKGYSLRQDAFGMTGYYQNWEKDFARKWNFKRPIIMEGGWIIAPGKHRYWTDPSGKYREGHDEDVRKGEFDLSAEAHVNMMDFRAGGETESWFKSFDLVQRFNSEGGYRVYPDQISLPQDIKRGKVALISHRWQNMGWGYLPNNIPQWNYKYKVAFALLDAKGNVKKIIVDRQSEPSAWLKGAASSYELNAKVDLPAGIYSWAVAIVDTTRENKPAIQLALDGYLTAQGWTKLSELQVK; encoded by the coding sequence ATGTCAAATTGGATCATAATTTTTTTTTTAACGCTTTTATTGTGCACTACTGCATCGCTTGGTTTTTCTCAAAAGAATGAAGGGAAAAGCAGTGCAAGGAACTCCGGGTATATTTTATTAAAGCCAAAATACGATGGTCATTCAGTCTTGCGCAACCCTTTAAATGGTTGGGTAATGTATGCTCCCCGTAATGCCGATGATACGTATTGGGATATCGAATATTTTGTGCCAGCATTGGGTAAAAAGGTAAAGGTCATCGATTATGCTTCGGCATGTTATGTACGCACGAGCTGGTCTTCGCTGAATCCCAGTGACGGTGTTTATGCCTGGGATGATCCAAACTCTAAAATAGGAAAGCTCCTTAAAGGCGCGCAAAAGAGAGGGTTGCCCATAGCGCTCCGTATTGTTGTAGATGGTCGCGACCAAGGCCAAAATACACCCAAATTTGTGTTTGACCTTGGAGCCAAATATTATTTGGAAAATGAAAATCATCCCGATAGACAAACACCTTATCCTCAGGATCCGGTATTTAGAAAATACTATTCCAAATTTATTACAGCTTTGGCCAAGGAATTTAATGATCCTGAAAAGACCTCTTTTATTGATGCCTATGGCTTGGGAAAATGGGGTGAAGCACATTATGTTGTCTATGAAGATCCTAGAATGGCAACGCCCGAAAGTACTGAAAAAATAAAGGAGGAAACCCTGGACTGGGTGACCAGTTTATATGCTAACACATTTACAAAAGTTCCTTTGGTCATCAACTACCATCGTCTGGTAGGTCATCCCGAAAGTTGGGGAGCCGTCAACCCGAATAGTGAACGCTTATTGGTTAAAGCTATTGATAAGGGGTATAGCCTTCGCCAAGATGCTTTTGGCATGACTGGCTATTACCAGAATTGGGAAAAGGATTTCGCCAGGAAATGGAATTTTAAGCGTCCTATCATTATGGAAGGAGGCTGGATTATCGCTCCAGGTAAGCACCGCTACTGGACAGACCCCAGTGGGAAATATAGAGAAGGTCATGATGAGGATGTGAGGAAAGGTGAGTTCGACCTGTCGGCCGAAGCCCATGTCAATATGATGGACTTTAGAGCAGGTGGAGAAACTGAATCTTGGTTTAAGTCCTTTGATTTGGTTCAACGGTTTAATTCAGAAGGAGGTTACCGTGTATATCCAGACCAAATCAGCCTGCCACAAGACATCAAGCGGGGTAAGGTAGCCCTAATTTCCCATCGTTGGCAGAATATGGGCTGGGGCTATTTACCTAATAATATTCCACAATGGAACTACAAATATAAAGTTGCTTTTGCGTTGTTAGATGCCAAAGGGAATGTCAAAAAAATTATTGTAGATCGTCAGAGTGAGCCGTCTGCTTGGTTGAAAGGTGCTGCTTCGAGTTATGAATTAAATGCAAAAGTAGATCTACCTGCAGGAATTTACAGCTGGGCTGTCGCCATTGTCGATACGACCAGGGAAAATAAGCCGGCAATTCAACTTGCTCTTGATGGATATTTAACGGCTCAGGGTTGGACAAAGCTGTCGGAATTGCAGGTAAAATAG
- a CDS encoding S41 family peptidase — protein MNNLVDQFIDTLATHSFMRSKVDFDKLRRETKLKAVAIDKIDSLLPTFKNVVSELEDHHSRAMRVEDTTDELALIKMIANTTYEQEGMSPLNFQHHMIEGKYAYINVPGVLLEHRRYLNTLQKQMRELDDKQPKAWIIDLTENDGGSFVPMVIPFHSLIDTSQTFSYFDGTRDKDGNEILVDKFQIPQNGLYIDNSIEAKYCKFDTVQGQQLKNNKIPIIVLVSELTASSGEITASHFLGQKNVTVIGTKTCGLTSANELYYINKGYSVNLMTALLHDRKGKSYAVGEGIDPDILIDVVYPEKINTFKERYHFIKEQKPVFVNKALELLKAKGI, from the coding sequence GTGAACAACTTGGTTGATCAATTTATCGATACCTTGGCAACCCATTCTTTTATGCGTAGCAAAGTTGATTTCGATAAATTACGTAGAGAGACGAAGTTAAAAGCAGTTGCTATTGATAAAATCGATTCGTTATTGCCGACATTTAAAAATGTAGTTTCCGAATTAGAAGATCATCACTCTCGAGCCATGCGCGTCGAAGATACGACCGATGAATTAGCATTGATCAAAATGATCGCTAATACAACATATGAACAAGAAGGTATGTCCCCGCTCAATTTTCAGCATCACATGATCGAAGGTAAGTATGCATACATTAATGTTCCTGGAGTACTACTAGAACACAGACGTTACCTCAATACCCTACAGAAACAAATGCGTGAACTGGATGATAAACAACCCAAGGCCTGGATTATTGATTTAACTGAAAATGACGGCGGTAGTTTTGTGCCCATGGTTATTCCTTTCCATAGTTTAATTGACACCAGCCAGACTTTTTCTTATTTTGATGGGACGCGGGATAAAGATGGTAATGAGATTCTGGTAGATAAATTTCAAATTCCTCAAAATGGTTTATATATAGACAATAGCATAGAAGCCAAATACTGTAAATTTGATACAGTGCAGGGGCAGCAGCTTAAAAATAATAAAATACCAATTATCGTTTTGGTTTCAGAACTTACAGCAAGTTCCGGTGAGATCACTGCGAGTCATTTCTTGGGGCAAAAGAACGTCACTGTCATCGGAACAAAAACCTGTGGTTTAACTTCAGCTAATGAGCTTTACTATATAAACAAAGGTTATTCTGTTAATTTAATGACAGCATTGCTTCATGATCGAAAAGGGAAATCTTATGCTGTTGGCGAAGGCATCGATCCGGATATCCTGATTGATGTAGTTTACCCTGAAAAAATCAACACTTTTAAAGAACGTTATCATTTTATAAAAGAACAAAAACCAGTATTTGTTAATAAGGCACTTGAGCTTTTAAAAGCCAAAGGTATTTAA